From the genome of Flavobacterium ovatum, one region includes:
- a CDS encoding family 16 glycosylhydrolase, giving the protein MKQFKPLTLLFLMGLCTTINAQKGPQFKNNQDPKPTEAKWKLVKNMSDEFDGEILDKTKWLPTAKGWIGRAPGLFVDKTIQVTNGSLQITNSKLPEPVVEKGKTFTHAGGLVASVEGRTYGYYECEMKASNTFMSSTFWLINERGNETGCDKRTTELDIQECIGQITCDKVWCQATDKSMGSNLHSRGIQPGCDIKTASIGAKGNLEKGKVYDDFHTYGVWWKDKNEVQFFLDGKLVKKVIPPADFNIPMHLRMVTETYDWNPVPADGGMNGSVAERTTTYNWIRTWELEE; this is encoded by the coding sequence ATGAAACAATTCAAACCACTGACTTTATTATTTTTGATGGGCCTTTGCACGACAATTAATGCTCAAAAAGGTCCGCAATTTAAAAATAATCAAGATCCAAAACCTACTGAAGCAAAATGGAAGTTGGTCAAAAATATGTCCGATGAATTTGATGGGGAAATATTGGATAAAACAAAATGGCTACCTACTGCCAAAGGATGGATTGGTCGTGCTCCTGGATTATTTGTGGATAAAACGATTCAAGTCACAAATGGAAGTTTACAAATTACAAATTCAAAATTACCTGAACCGGTAGTGGAAAAAGGAAAAACTTTTACTCATGCTGGAGGACTTGTTGCATCGGTTGAAGGTAGGACTTACGGCTATTATGAATGCGAAATGAAAGCAAGTAATACTTTTATGTCTTCTACTTTTTGGTTGATTAATGAAAGAGGAAATGAAACAGGATGTGACAAAAGAACCACGGAATTAGATATTCAAGAATGTATCGGACAAATTACTTGTGATAAAGTATGGTGTCAAGCTACAGATAAATCAATGGGCTCAAACCTGCATAGTAGAGGTATTCAACCTGGTTGTGATATCAAAACGGCTTCGATAGGAGCAAAGGGGAATTTAGAAAAAGGAAAAGTATATGATGATTTTCATACTTATGGTGTTTGGTGGAAAGATAAAAATGAAGTTCAGTTTTTCTTAGATGGAAAATTGGTGAAAAAAGTGATACCTCCTGCTGATTTTAATATCCCCATGCATTTGCGTATGGTGACAGAAACTTATGATTGGAATCCAGTTCCTGCTGATGGCGGAATGAATGGATCTGTAGCCGAAAGAACAACTACTTATAATTGGATACGTACTTGGGAATTGGAAGAATAG
- a CDS encoding transposase, whose amino-acid sequence MSEKYKVIDSTVPTFITITVVDWVDVFTRPIYCSILDESLNYCIKEKGLSVHTYVYMTNHIHLIVTAPEDELQNVVRDFKKFTSKKIIAAIKEQPESRREWLLRKFSYAAEVRGRAKNYKLWQDGFHPVILDTLEKIEQRINYIHYNPVTAEIVFHPRDYVNSSYRNYEEDNANLCNVNTEVLW is encoded by the coding sequence ATGTCTGAAAAATACAAAGTAATAGATAGTACCGTGCCCACTTTCATAACTATTACTGTTGTAGATTGGGTTGACGTTTTTACAAGGCCTATATATTGTTCTATTCTAGATGAATCCTTAAATTATTGTATTAAGGAAAAAGGCCTTAGCGTCCACACTTATGTATACATGACCAACCATATACATTTGATTGTGACAGCACCCGAAGACGAGTTACAAAATGTTGTTCGTGATTTTAAAAAATTTACTTCAAAGAAAATAATTGCAGCAATCAAGGAACAACCTGAAAGTAGACGGGAATGGTTATTGCGGAAATTTAGTTATGCAGCGGAGGTTAGAGGCAGAGCGAAGAATTATAAACTTTGGCAAGATGGTTTTCATCCTGTGATTTTGGATACTCTCGAGAAAATTGAACAAAGAATTAATTATATTCACTATAATCCAGTAACCGCAGAAATTGTTTTTCATCCTCGTGATTATGTCAATAGTAGTTACAGGAATTACGAAGAGGATAATGCAAACCTATGCAACGTAAACACAGAAGTTTTATGGTAG
- a CDS encoding SDR family oxidoreductase, with the protein MKLKTDFTLNNKVIIVTGGTGVLGEAFVKGIVEAGGTACILGRNEKIANERAQSIIDSGGKAIALIADVTKESDLIAARDLVLSKFGKIDGLVNAAGGNMPEAVIQPEQDIFKMNMGALQEVMNLNLFGTVLPTQLFGEAIKNSVGTGSIVNISSVSTVQALTKVLGYSMAKSAIDSYTKWFAVELSNRYGDAIRMNSIAPGFFLTEQNRTLLTNTDGSLTARGNAIIHKTPFSRFGNPEELIGALVWLLSDASKFVTGSKITVDGGFTIYSGV; encoded by the coding sequence ATGAAATTGAAAACAGATTTTACATTAAACAATAAAGTAATAATAGTTACTGGCGGCACTGGAGTTTTGGGTGAAGCTTTTGTAAAAGGAATTGTAGAAGCAGGAGGAACTGCTTGTATTTTGGGGAGAAACGAAAAAATAGCTAACGAAAGAGCACAATCAATTATAGATTCTGGAGGAAAAGCAATTGCTTTAATTGCTGATGTGACCAAAGAAAGTGATTTGATTGCAGCGCGTGATCTAGTTCTTTCAAAATTCGGAAAAATTGATGGTTTGGTCAATGCTGCTGGCGGAAATATGCCCGAAGCCGTTATTCAACCAGAGCAGGATATTTTTAAAATGAACATGGGCGCTTTGCAAGAAGTGATGAATCTCAACTTATTTGGAACCGTTTTACCAACGCAGTTATTTGGCGAAGCTATAAAAAACAGTGTAGGAACCGGTAGTATTGTCAATATTTCATCAGTCTCTACGGTTCAAGCTTTAACTAAAGTATTAGGATATAGTATGGCCAAATCAGCCATTGATTCTTATACCAAATGGTTTGCTGTAGAACTTTCTAATCGTTATGGTGATGCTATTCGAATGAACTCCATTGCTCCTGGTTTTTTTCTAACGGAACAAAATAGAACCCTTTTAACAAATACAGATGGTAGTTTGACTGCAAGAGGAAATGCTATAATTCATAAAACGCCTTTTAGCCGTTTTGGAAATCCCGAAGAATTAATTGGCGCCTTAGTATGGTTGTTAAGTGATGCTTCGAAATTTGTTACCGGTTCAAAAATAACGGTCGATGGAGGGTTTACTATTTATAGTGGTGTTTAA
- a CDS encoding exonuclease SbcCD subunit D C-terminal domain-containing protein: protein MKILHTADWHIGQLFHEYDRTHEHLQFLNWLITTLAEKKIDVLLISGDIFDHSNPAATSIKMFYKFLNQAIKANPAIQIVITAGNHDSASRLESPKPLLESSNIHIIGLVEKNTEGAIDYEKLIIPIHDALGEIKVWCLAVPFLRMGDYPSITDGNNPYTDGVTALYNETFECAKSKKQKGQAIIAMGHLHTHQAEITELDKTERLIMGGVECVPASAFHEEIKYVALGHIHKAQRIGGKEHIRYSGSPLPMSFSELNYKHQVIIFEIDEEISNLESVEIPLFVKLQRVPLTNKPLDDVLILLEQLPDMETSIEQAPYLEVRVLLEGPEPALRHKVETALTGKHIRLAKIDVKYPNSSSKDTEFISPEKLNELQPIDVFSKIYQSKFSTEVPELMMQLFQEVAQEVNQKEE, encoded by the coding sequence ATGAAAATTCTCCATACTGCAGATTGGCACATAGGTCAACTTTTTCATGAATACGATCGTACTCATGAACACCTACAATTTTTAAACTGGTTAATTACCACTTTAGCGGAAAAAAAAATTGATGTATTGCTTATTAGTGGCGATATTTTTGACCATTCTAATCCTGCCGCGACTTCGATTAAGATGTTTTATAAATTCTTAAACCAAGCCATCAAAGCCAATCCAGCGATTCAGATAGTCATTACAGCTGGAAATCATGATTCTGCTTCGCGCTTGGAATCACCTAAACCATTACTCGAATCCTCCAACATTCACATTATAGGATTGGTAGAGAAAAATACGGAAGGAGCGATTGACTATGAAAAACTTATAATTCCGATTCATGATGCTTTAGGCGAAATTAAAGTCTGGTGTCTTGCCGTTCCTTTTTTGCGAATGGGTGATTATCCCTCGATTACCGACGGTAACAATCCTTATACCGATGGTGTTACGGCGTTGTATAACGAAACTTTTGAATGTGCCAAAAGCAAAAAACAAAAAGGACAAGCCATTATTGCCATGGGACATTTGCACACTCATCAAGCCGAAATAACGGAGTTGGACAAAACCGAAAGACTAATTATGGGCGGGGTTGAATGCGTGCCTGCAAGCGCATTTCACGAAGAAATCAAATATGTGGCTTTGGGACATATTCATAAAGCGCAACGCATTGGCGGCAAAGAACACATTCGGTATTCAGGTAGCCCTTTACCTATGTCTTTTTCGGAATTGAATTATAAACATCAAGTGATTATTTTCGAAATCGATGAAGAAATAAGTAATCTAGAATCGGTAGAAATTCCGCTATTTGTAAAACTTCAACGGGTTCCATTAACAAATAAGCCGTTAGATGATGTCCTTATTTTATTAGAACAATTACCAGACATGGAAACTAGCATCGAACAAGCTCCTTACCTCGAAGTACGCGTACTGCTTGAAGGACCAGAGCCTGCTTTACGCCATAAAGTAGAAACAGCTTTAACTGGAAAACACATTAGACTAGCCAAAATTGATGTAAAATATCCAAATTCTAGTTCGAAAGACACGGAATTTATTAGTCCCGAAAAATTGAACGAATTACAACCAATTGATGTGTTTTCAAAAATATACCAAAGTAAATTCAGTACCGAAGTTCCCGAACTGATGATGCAACTGTTTCAAGAAGTCGCTCAAGAGGTTAACCAAAAAGAAGAATAA
- a CDS encoding arylsulfatase, which translates to MGVLLTNANAQKGKTTKPNIVVIYLDDLGYGDLSAYGATEIKTPNMDVLANEGVKFTNGYATSATCTPSRYGLLTGVYPWRNSEAKILPGTAPLIINTKQETLPKMLKRAGYQTAVIGKWHLGLGAGDTNWNGHITPGANEIGFDESYILAATQDRVPTVYIKNGRVDGLDLKDPIAVNYNKNFPGEPTGVDNPELLSMKWSHGHNNSIVNGIPRIGFVKGGKAANWSDVDMADHFLAKVQDYVRTHKKSPFFLYYALQQPHVPRTPNPRFVGKSGMGPRGDAILEADWCIGEFIKTLKKEGILENTLIVFSSDNGPVLDDGYYDDAVEKLGKHTPAGKLRGGKYSLFDAGTRVPLMAYWKGTIKPQVSDALVCQVDLLASLADLVGAKAEMGDSENMLKPLLGKSKKGRNNIVLEAGSNTCFRSGDWVMIPPYKGNAINKQTNTELGVSLQFQLYNLKNDPSQDHNLAESNPAKLKELLAAFEAIRGKNYSNIK; encoded by the coding sequence ATGGGGGTACTATTGACCAATGCAAATGCCCAAAAAGGAAAAACTACCAAGCCCAATATTGTCGTAATTTATTTGGATGATTTAGGTTATGGCGATCTTAGCGCTTATGGAGCTACCGAAATCAAAACACCAAATATGGATGTTTTGGCCAATGAAGGAGTCAAATTTACCAATGGTTATGCCACATCTGCGACTTGTACGCCTAGTCGTTACGGTTTGCTTACGGGAGTGTATCCGTGGAGAAATAGTGAAGCTAAAATTCTACCAGGAACGGCACCACTGATTATCAATACCAAGCAAGAAACTTTGCCTAAAATGCTAAAAAGAGCAGGATATCAAACGGCTGTCATAGGAAAATGGCATTTAGGATTGGGAGCAGGAGACACCAATTGGAACGGTCATATTACGCCAGGAGCCAACGAAATTGGTTTTGACGAGTCGTATATTTTAGCCGCTACACAAGATCGTGTACCAACAGTTTACATCAAAAATGGTCGTGTAGACGGTTTAGATCTAAAAGATCCTATTGCTGTAAATTACAATAAAAATTTCCCAGGAGAGCCTACCGGTGTTGATAATCCTGAATTGTTAAGCATGAAATGGAGCCACGGTCACAATAACAGTATCGTAAACGGAATTCCGAGAATTGGGTTTGTAAAAGGTGGAAAAGCCGCAAACTGGAGCGACGTCGATATGGCCGATCACTTTTTGGCAAAAGTGCAAGATTACGTTCGTACGCACAAGAAATCACCTTTCTTTTTGTACTACGCTTTACAACAACCACACGTTCCCCGCACACCAAACCCTCGTTTTGTTGGTAAGTCTGGCATGGGACCTCGTGGAGATGCTATTTTGGAAGCCGATTGGTGTATTGGTGAATTCATTAAAACCTTGAAAAAAGAAGGGATTTTAGAAAACACATTGATTGTATTTTCAAGTGATAACGGTCCAGTTTTAGATGATGGGTATTATGATGATGCCGTTGAAAAATTAGGAAAACACACCCCAGCTGGAAAACTACGTGGTGGAAAGTACAGTTTGTTTGATGCAGGTACACGCGTGCCGTTGATGGCATACTGGAAAGGAACAATCAAACCACAAGTATCAGATGCTTTGGTGTGTCAAGTGGATCTTTTGGCTTCGTTGGCCGATTTAGTTGGAGCAAAAGCTGAGATGGGAGACAGTGAAAATATGTTGAAACCTTTATTAGGGAAATCAAAAAAAGGACGTAACAACATCGTTTTGGAAGCCGGTTCTAATACTTGTTTCCGCTCAGGTGACTGGGTAATGATTCCGCCATACAAAGGAAATGCAATCAACAAACAAACTAACACAGAGTTGGGAGTTTCGCTTCAATTTCAATTGTATAATTTGAAAAACGATCCAAGCCAAGACCACAATCTAGCCGAATCAAATCCAGCAAAATTAAAAGAACTTCTTGCCGCTTTTGAAGCGATTAGAGGTAAAAACTATTCGAATATAAAATAG
- the uxuA gene encoding mannonate dehydratase, whose protein sequence is MKQTWRWFGPNDPVSLQYIKQTGATGIVSALHHVPHGEVWTIEEINKRKSEIEAAGLTWDVVESITVHESIKTRTGDYQLYINKYKESIRNVAQCGIKIITYNFMPVNDWTRTQLDYKMEDGSEGLYFNWADLALFDRYVLKREQAEKSYPEAVVVRAKERFLESTEKQLEELAAIIMFGIPGEQKASIPDMRLALKAYDKIDRATLRSNLSYFLNEICPVADAFGVRLAIHPDDPPFDIFGLPRIVNSIEDFEYILANAPFESNGICFCTGSLGTSLTNDLPEMVKKLDAKIHFIHLRNVRSDAEGNFYEADHLDGNTDMFEVVKELLTIQKKYKISIPFRPDHGHQMLDDLGKTNNPGYSAIGRLRGLAELRGLEEGIIRSL, encoded by the coding sequence ATGAAGCAAACGTGGAGGTGGTTTGGTCCAAACGACCCCGTAAGTTTACAATATATCAAGCAAACGGGTGCCACAGGAATTGTGTCGGCACTGCATCATGTTCCTCACGGTGAAGTTTGGACAATTGAAGAAATCAATAAACGGAAATCTGAAATTGAAGCAGCTGGTTTGACTTGGGACGTAGTGGAGAGTATTACGGTTCACGAATCTATAAAAACAAGGACGGGTGATTACCAATTGTATATTAACAAATACAAAGAAAGTATTCGTAATGTGGCGCAATGTGGTATTAAAATTATTACCTATAATTTTATGCCTGTTAATGATTGGACAAGAACCCAATTGGATTACAAGATGGAAGATGGTTCGGAAGGATTGTATTTCAATTGGGCAGATTTGGCATTGTTTGATAGGTATGTTTTAAAGAGAGAACAAGCAGAGAAAAGTTATCCAGAAGCGGTTGTTGTTAGAGCAAAAGAACGTTTTTTAGAAAGTACTGAAAAACAATTGGAAGAGTTGGCAGCTATTATCATGTTTGGCATCCCGGGTGAACAAAAGGCGAGTATTCCTGATATGCGATTGGCTTTGAAAGCCTATGATAAAATTGATAGAGCGACTTTGAGAAGTAATTTGAGCTATTTTCTAAACGAAATTTGTCCCGTTGCTGATGCGTTTGGAGTGAGATTAGCAATTCATCCAGATGATCCGCCTTTTGATATTTTTGGTTTACCTCGAATAGTAAATTCCATTGAAGATTTTGAATATATTCTAGCAAATGCTCCGTTTGAGTCCAATGGAATTTGTTTTTGTACAGGGTCTCTTGGGACATCTTTAACGAATGATTTACCCGAAATGGTAAAGAAACTCGATGCTAAAATTCATTTTATTCATTTACGAAATGTACGTAGTGATGCAGAAGGGAATTTTTATGAAGCAGACCATTTGGATGGAAATACAGATATGTTTGAAGTTGTAAAAGAGCTTTTGACCATTCAGAAAAAGTATAAAATTTCGATTCCTTTTCGCCCTGACCACGGACATCAAATGTTGGATGATTTGGGAAAAACAAACAACCCTGGCTATTCGGCCATTGGTCGTTTGCGTGGATTGGCAGAATTAAGAGGATTGGAAGAAGGAATTATTCGATCGTTATAA
- a CDS encoding AAA family ATPase, with the protein MKIIAIRIKNLASLEGITEIDFTAEPLKSAGIFAITGATGAGKSTILDALCLALYGKTPRYLQAKEIGIEIHDVQGSTMSQGDVRGILRDGTADGYAEVEFIGTDGQQYRSTWSVRRARNKAEGSMQADSITLENSTSNTPIPGKKAETYKEIERLIGLNFEQFTRSVLLAQGDFTAFLRANKDEKSSLLEKLTGTYIYSEISKKIYEKYKQEEQQLRELNLQKEGITTFTDEELITQKEALAVLEEQIIIFEKEATGLANEINWHEQLIQIQTSYEAATTALQQATQEKTKAAARNLKLLQAEQAQKTRSWFDAFQQAQKQQTEKKIALATLEVTIAGLLKQKEVLDTQLLSSEINLTAKNKSLTEALPQLEEAKKLDTLLSEKKEQLAKVKEEAENTSTKSKNHQKIVGEQQLALTTLLTDIKIIENWKTENKDRSPLAENKDIILSKLQDAQKLLETVQFSKKELEGVENKIKSKEIEKTNLETKLGTQQKEWEGLKKTFDSKSKELLLIPIEKLNLDKDQTELSVQNTIQASANWDSLFNLLNNYEALDKKQIQDQSDFRTKEETLKQISERLITEKAVKEASSQLLQKARLAASENVEKLRAELVDNEACAVCGSEDHPYAAHNPQLENVLTALEMAHQTNETAYDSYLKQHSSIEQECSTFEKTIGSQQEDLGTKKSLLEFKRQEWKKFAISKECQEITNEQKVDWLAEKLEKLKKTQTDLQKQIQTHTSQKQQLEIDKTRLDLLKEMIDNLNNQLKEDKNALVLFAEQQTNRKNEQEKATVSLIEVEELLTPYFINADWMENWKVEPVLFLEKITNFTQKWKTNSDKREQSYRQQGILEARLSELKSQEKSFLAEALQKTEAYYMQDKDYSSLQKQRTAIFNGIEIQEIEKQLKDAIINAQDQVEKNKQQNQQLSIESAEANINKKRLLESLETINKTATTSFQKMIDWLEGYNQKQSQNLSITQLQELLLLSNDWIETEQNSLKIIDDEVTKITAILAERTQQLEAHKLKSASNHLLEDLKLLHVATKFELEKKKQIKGEITFQLQLDATNKNKIGDLLKSIHIQLAISENWSKLNDIIGSADGKKFRQIAQEYTLDVLLGYANIHLEVLTNRYKIQRIPGSLGLQVIDQDMGNEIRTVYSLSGGESFLVSLALALGLSSLTSSRMKVESLFIDEGFGSLDPTTLNIAMDALERLHNQGRKVGVISHVQEMTERIPTQINVSKMASGKSKVAIYGM; encoded by the coding sequence ATGAAGATAATTGCCATCCGTATAAAAAACCTAGCCTCTTTGGAGGGTATTACTGAAATTGATTTCACAGCAGAACCTTTAAAATCTGCGGGAATATTTGCCATTACAGGAGCAACGGGAGCGGGTAAATCAACGATTTTGGACGCACTTTGTTTGGCTTTATACGGCAAAACACCAAGGTATTTACAGGCCAAAGAAATAGGAATCGAAATTCATGATGTACAAGGCAGTACGATGAGCCAAGGGGATGTACGTGGAATTTTGCGAGATGGTACCGCCGACGGATATGCCGAAGTGGAATTCATAGGAACCGATGGACAGCAATATCGTTCCACTTGGTCGGTAAGACGAGCGAGAAACAAGGCCGAAGGAAGCATGCAAGCCGATTCAATTACCTTAGAAAATAGCACTTCAAATACTCCTATTCCTGGTAAAAAAGCAGAAACCTATAAAGAAATCGAACGATTAATTGGTTTGAATTTTGAACAATTTACCCGTTCAGTTCTTTTGGCTCAAGGTGATTTTACCGCTTTCTTGAGAGCCAATAAAGATGAAAAGTCATCCTTATTAGAGAAACTGACAGGTACTTATATCTACTCTGAAATTTCGAAAAAAATTTATGAGAAATACAAACAGGAAGAGCAGCAACTTCGAGAGCTCAACCTACAAAAGGAAGGGATTACCACTTTTACGGACGAAGAGTTAATCACCCAAAAAGAAGCACTGGCAGTATTAGAAGAGCAGATTATTATTTTCGAAAAAGAAGCAACTGGCTTGGCTAATGAAATAAATTGGCATGAGCAATTAATTCAAATTCAAACGAGTTACGAAGCGGCAACTACGGCTTTGCAACAAGCTACGCAAGAAAAAACGAAAGCAGCAGCTCGCAACTTGAAATTATTACAAGCAGAACAAGCACAAAAAACTAGAAGTTGGTTTGATGCTTTCCAACAAGCACAAAAGCAGCAAACGGAAAAAAAAATCGCTTTGGCAACACTAGAAGTAACCATTGCCGGACTTCTAAAACAAAAAGAAGTCCTTGATACTCAATTACTATCTTCAGAAATAAATCTTACTGCCAAAAATAAATCCCTGACAGAAGCACTCCCACAATTAGAGGAGGCTAAAAAATTGGATACTTTACTTTCTGAAAAAAAGGAGCAGTTAGCCAAAGTCAAAGAAGAAGCCGAAAATACTTCAACAAAAAGTAAAAACCACCAAAAAATAGTTGGAGAGCAGCAACTAGCGCTAACAACACTTTTGACAGATATAAAAATTATAGAAAATTGGAAAACGGAAAACAAAGACCGTAGTCCTTTAGCAGAAAATAAAGACATTATTCTTTCTAAATTACAAGACGCTCAAAAACTCTTGGAAACTGTACAATTTTCGAAAAAAGAATTAGAGGGAGTCGAAAATAAAATTAAGTCAAAGGAAATTGAAAAAACAAATCTTGAAACTAAACTTGGAACCCAACAAAAAGAATGGGAAGGACTTAAAAAAACGTTTGATTCAAAATCGAAAGAACTACTTTTAATTCCAATTGAGAAGCTGAATTTAGACAAAGATCAGACTGAACTTAGCGTACAAAATACCATTCAAGCTTCGGCAAATTGGGATTCATTATTTAATTTATTAAATAATTATGAAGCTTTAGACAAAAAACAAATACAAGATCAATCAGACTTTAGAACCAAAGAAGAAACGCTAAAACAAATTAGCGAGCGTTTGATTACTGAAAAAGCAGTCAAAGAAGCTTCTTCTCAATTATTACAAAAAGCACGTTTGGCCGCCTCCGAAAATGTAGAGAAATTAAGAGCCGAATTGGTTGACAATGAAGCTTGTGCCGTTTGCGGAAGCGAGGATCATCCGTATGCAGCGCACAATCCGCAGCTAGAAAATGTTTTGACTGCTTTGGAAATGGCACATCAAACCAATGAAACTGCTTATGATTCTTATTTAAAGCAACATAGTAGTATTGAACAGGAATGTAGCACATTTGAAAAAACTATTGGTAGCCAGCAAGAAGATTTGGGTACTAAAAAAAGCCTATTGGAATTCAAAAGACAGGAATGGAAAAAATTTGCTATCTCGAAAGAATGTCAAGAAATTACAAATGAACAAAAAGTCGATTGGTTAGCTGAAAAATTAGAAAAACTCAAAAAAACACAAACTGATTTACAAAAACAAATACAAACACATACCTCTCAAAAACAACAATTAGAAATTGATAAAACAAGATTGGATCTATTGAAAGAAATGATTGACAATCTAAACAATCAATTAAAAGAGGATAAGAATGCGTTAGTCTTATTTGCTGAACAACAAACGAATCGGAAAAATGAACAAGAAAAAGCAACTGTATCACTTATTGAAGTAGAAGAACTGCTTACCCCTTATTTTATCAACGCCGATTGGATGGAAAACTGGAAAGTAGAACCTGTCCTTTTTCTAGAAAAAATTACAAATTTTACTCAAAAATGGAAAACCAACAGCGACAAACGAGAACAAAGTTACCGTCAGCAAGGAATTCTTGAAGCAAGATTGAGCGAATTAAAAAGCCAAGAGAAAAGCTTTTTGGCTGAAGCTTTACAAAAAACAGAAGCTTATTATATGCAAGACAAAGACTACAGTTCGCTTCAAAAACAGCGTACTGCCATTTTCAACGGAATTGAGATTCAAGAAATAGAAAAACAACTCAAAGACGCCATAATTAATGCGCAAGATCAGGTTGAAAAAAACAAACAACAAAATCAGCAGCTGTCTATTGAAAGTGCTGAAGCCAACATAAATAAGAAACGATTACTAGAATCCTTAGAAACAATTAATAAAACAGCTACAACTTCTTTTCAAAAAATGATAGATTGGCTCGAAGGGTATAATCAAAAGCAAAGTCAAAATTTAAGTATAACGCAACTTCAAGAATTGCTTTTATTAAGTAACGATTGGATAGAAACAGAACAGAATTCGCTAAAAATAATTGACGACGAAGTAACTAAAATAACTGCTATACTTGCTGAACGAACTCAGCAACTAGAAGCTCACAAACTCAAAAGCGCATCAAACCATCTGCTAGAAGATCTTAAGTTATTACATGTTGCTACCAAATTTGAACTCGAAAAGAAGAAGCAAATAAAAGGAGAAATAACATTTCAACTACAACTAGATGCAACCAATAAAAATAAAATTGGGGACTTACTTAAATCTATACATATACAATTGGCAATTTCTGAAAACTGGAGCAAGTTAAACGATATCATAGGTTCTGCAGATGGTAAAAAATTTCGCCAAATTGCACAGGAATATACACTTGATGTTTTACTCGGCTACGCCAACATCCATCTCGAAGTATTAACTAACCGATACAAAATACAACGAATTCCAGGTTCGCTAGGTCTTCAGGTAATTGATCAAGATATGGGAAATGAGATACGCACCGTTTATTCGCTTTCAGGTGGGGAATCATTTTTAGTCTCTCTAGCCTTGGCTTTGGGGCTTTCATCACTTACTTCAAGCCGAATGAAAGTAGAGTCTCTTTTTATTGATGAAGGTTTTGGATCATTAGACCCAACCACACTCAATATTGCTATGGATGCATTGGAACGATTACACAACCAAGGGCGAAAAGTTGGGGTAATCTCACACGTTCAAGAAATGACTGAACGTATTCCAACACAAATTAATGTTAGTAAAATGGCAAGTGGAAAAAGTAAAGTAGCAATTTACGGAATGTAA
- a CDS encoding IS30 family transposase: MSHLTIEQRYEIATLRSQGFSMSKIGEFVGRDKSVISRELSRNSDQRNNVYKADLAQSKFHFRQRKKAKKIHFTEEIKTLVTSLLKEDFSPEQIVGHCKIKDFKCVSAERIYQFIWDDKKKGGQHYKHLRSKGKRYAKRGALKGSRGIIKDREGIENRPLVVEEKQRIGDLEIDLVIGGNHKGALLTINDRATGVLKMAKIYSKEAREVQGKLIELLMEWKPILHTITSDNGKEFANHKKVSEILEIKYFFANPYCSWERGANENLNGLVRQYFPKKYNFDLITEEEVLRVTNKLNNRPRKRFGFKSPNEIFEQKLKQCA, from the coding sequence ATGTCACATTTAACGATTGAACAAAGATACGAAATTGCTACACTACGTTCGCAAGGATTTTCCATGAGTAAAATTGGAGAGTTTGTAGGTAGAGACAAATCTGTAATTTCAAGAGAACTTTCTAGAAATTCAGACCAAAGAAATAATGTATATAAAGCAGATTTAGCTCAAAGTAAATTCCATTTTCGACAGCGAAAAAAAGCAAAGAAAATACACTTTACTGAAGAGATTAAAACACTTGTAACATCACTATTAAAGGAAGATTTTAGTCCCGAACAAATAGTTGGTCATTGCAAAATAAAAGACTTTAAATGTGTTTCTGCTGAAAGAATTTATCAATTCATTTGGGATGATAAAAAGAAAGGAGGTCAACATTATAAGCACCTTCGCTCAAAAGGTAAGAGATATGCTAAAAGGGGAGCTTTAAAGGGGTCGAGAGGTATTATTAAAGACAGAGAAGGTATCGAAAACAGACCTTTAGTTGTAGAAGAAAAGCAAAGAATAGGTGATCTTGAAATAGATTTGGTTATTGGTGGAAATCACAAAGGAGCTTTATTAACAATAAATGATAGAGCAACAGGCGTGCTAAAAATGGCTAAAATATATAGTAAGGAAGCACGAGAAGTTCAGGGGAAATTAATTGAATTATTAATGGAATGGAAACCTATTTTGCACACTATCACTTCTGATAACGGAAAAGAGTTTGCCAACCACAAAAAAGTGTCAGAAATACTAGAAATTAAATACTTTTTTGCCAACCCATATTGTAGTTGGGAAAGAGGTGCTAATGAAAATTTAAATGGACTAGTAAGGCAATATTTCCCCAAAAAATATAACTTTGATTTAATAACAGAAGAAGAGGTTTTAAGAGTAACAAATAAATTAAACAATAGACCCAGGAAAAGGTTTGGATTTAAAAGTCCAAATGAAATTTTTGAACAAAAACTTAAACAATGTGCATAA